AATATGTAATTACCGGCCTCGCAGATTTAAAAACAGGTGAAAATATTATTAACTACATAAAAGCGATAAGCGATACTATTGATGTTGAAATCAGAAGCGATGAATTGATGTATGGAAATATAAATGCTCCTGTAAAAATTGTGGTTTTTAGCGATTTTGAATGTCCATTCTGTAAAAGAGTATCAAAGGAGATGCAATACATTATCAAAAAACATAAAGGAAAAATTGCCATATTTTATAAACATTATCCATTGCCATTCCATAAACATGCAGAGCTATTAGCAAAAATATACGAAGCGGGAAAGAAACTTGGTTACAAGTGGGATATGTATAAATATGATTTTAATGGCAAAAATAATGATGAGATATTAAAAACTTTTGAAAATCAACTGCCTAAAAATAAGCTTGTAGAGTTTTATAAGTATTTAAATTCTCAGGAAATAAAAGATAAAATTGAACGCAATAAAAAGGAAGGACAAGCATTAGGAATTAAAGGAACTCCGTATATTTTAGTCAATAGTCATCCTGTTGAGGGTTACCAACCGAACCTTATCTATGAAATAGTAAATATGGAATTGGATAAGTCTAAAAAGTAAAACTGAGGCAGGCCCAACAATGTATGTTCAAAATTATTACCTGAAACCGTTTATTATAGAGTTTTTTTTAGGCTGTGTGGTTCTATATTTCAGGCATTACTTATTGTTAGGAGACAAAATAGGCATTTTGACAGGAGTTTCAATTATACTCCTGTCTTTTACAAGGTTCTATAAATATCTGGAAAAATCATCTTTAATTAAGCAAATGAGCAAAAATAGTTCTCTAACAGTTAGTCTGAAAAAAGGAAAAATACCAAAAGATAAGGTGTTTATCGGTAAAGGATTTGTATGGCAAAACGACCACGTTCAGAAAATGTATGATTTAAAAAGCATGAACAGATTGGATGGGCTTCTTAATCCTAATAGCGATGGATTATCTCTTATTCATGGAATAGGGAAGAAAGAAGAAAAAAATATTTATTTGCCTGTTGAAGAATTAAATACCCATACAGCCATTGTAGGAACAACAGGCGTGGGTAAAACGAGGGCTTTAGAACTGTTTATCGGACAAGCGATTTTACAAAATGAACCTGTTGTGGTCATTGATCCGAAGGGGGATAATCAACTTGTTGATAGAGTATATGATTTATGTATTAAAGCTGGTAGGAAAAATGATTTTATGTTCTTTTCTCTTGCGCATCCTAAAAGCAGTAGCACATATAACCCTCTTGAAAATTTTTCAAAGCCCACAGATATAGCGTCAAGAATAAGGTCCATAATGGATATAGGCGAAGAACCTTTTTATGCTGATTTTGCATGGAATTTGATACTGGGAATTACATCAGCCCTTTTATCTCTTGATGAAAAACCGACTATCAGGTCAATACATAGATATTCTCTTATTGATTTTGAAGAATTGATGACAAAGTTTACAAAAAGATACAATGAAGCAAAAATGAGTAACGATGAAGCTATAGTAACAAAACTTGAGCCTGCTCTGAAATACCTTAAAAAGATTGAAAGTCATCCGAGAGATCACTTTGCTAAAGTAACAGCTTCACTTGAACCTGTATTAGCTTCTTTAAGTCACGGTGAAATTGGAGATTTGTTATCGACAATACCATCGGATATAACATTTGAGAAAGTTATTAATAAGAATAAAGTGGTATATTTTTATTTAAGCTCAATGATTGACAATCAGGTAGCGAGAAATGTCGGCCGAATGGCTTTGCAGGATTTACTATTTTATGTTGGTTCAATATATGCTCACTATCCTGATGTTGAGTTCCCTTTAAATGTATTCGTAGATGAATTTTACAATGTAATTTTCGATGGATATGTAGATTTACTAAACAAGGCTCGTGGAGCGGGCGTCAGAGTAACTCTTGCCATGCAAACAAGCAAAGACGTTGAAAGTGTTGTTAGCGAACCTAAAGCAATGCAGATACTTGCTAACACAAACAATAAGATTTTCTTCAGAGTGCCGGAAATAGAGGTTGCCAAACTGTTTTCGGAGATGTTTGGGAAGACCGTTATTAAAGAAAGGATGAAAACAATAAGCGTAAGTCCGGATGTTGGCGACAATGGAATATATTATGGAACAAATTCAGGTGAAAGATTGTTAAATAAGGAAGTAGATTTAATAGAACCCCAATTATTAACTTCACTGCCAAAAGGCGAGGTTTTTATGTATACCCAAGGCAGGTTGCCGTATAAAGTCAGAATGCCGCTAATATCAGACAAAATTGAAAACCGCTTTATGGAAAAAGTTATAGAAAGCAATAGGGGGTTAGAGTATGTCTGAAGTGGCAACAGTAAGCACATTTAGATACTGGATTGTATTCTTTTTGCTGATAATAATAGCAGGAGAGTTCTTTATCTATAAATATAAGTCAAATAATAATCCTGATTATAAATGGAATCTTTTAGTGAAAGAACAGGAACATTTTAAAATGGTAGCAGATAAGGAAGATATAGAGTTTGTAATAAATGTAACTAATTTTATAGACAATTTTATGAAAGGAGCATTGAGAAGAGCGTATTATGGTGTAGAGGGTTGGTTTAAGCCTATAATGCAATTATCTATTATCAGATTGTATATGTATAAATTCATGCTCCCTCTTCTGATAGCTGCTATAATATTGGGATTAGTGGAAGGAAATCTACGCTATAAAAAGAAAATAGAAAAATTTGAAATAACAAGCTCGTTAAAATTTCATTGGATTTTAAGACTTGCTTTGGCCATGAAACTTATGTTTATATTCGGTTATGTATTTTCTCCGATTCCTGTAAATCCTTTTTTATTTATCTATGGGATACCTTTAACCACGCTGATGGTTGTTTACTTATTAAGAGCCAATTTACCTCTAGAAAAATTGTAATAGTGGGTGAAATATGTCAAAAGCAAATTAAAAAACTGTGATATCGAAGAACAGGAAAGGTTTTTTTAATTATATTACAGCAGGCTGAAAATATAAGATGCTTATAGAAAACTTGCTAAAACAGAATAGGATCAGCGGCCGTGTGGTATGAATGTGGAGAGAGTATATGGAGGTGAAAAAGGAATTAGAAAAAGATCAAAAACCACAATAAAGGTATTGACAAACTACCAAAGCACCGTTTGAAACTTATAATTATAAATTTTATAAAATAGAAATCAAATCAATATCTCTGAATCTGCTTTATTAAACTATGACATCTTTCAGCGTGAGATATTGCCTTCTCTAAGTCTTCTTTGTTCAACTTTTCATCTTTATAATCAGCATTTACTCTCAATCTTCTTAAAGTTTCAAATATGTGTGGTAAACTCCGTATCTTTCTTTGTTTTATACCTAATATCTTTAAAACTTTAACTATTTCATCATGAGAACCTTTAAACTCACTCATAAAATCATAAAAATCAAATCTTTTAATTTTATCACGTGCAGGCCGGAAAACGGAATAATAAGCCCTACTAATCCCGGTTCGAATAAAATGCTGCTCTTCAACCCATTGTGAGTTATTTTTTATTGTTTTTGAAACTTCAAGAAATTTATAAAAATCAAAACTCATATCCCATTAAACTGTCGTTATAAATATTTTTTCAATCAACGGAAAAGGTTGTTCGTAAATATAATCATAAATATCATCAAGTTTATCATAAACATCAACATCAGCATCTTTTAAAATAAAATAAAATTTCCCATCCTCAACTTTAAACTCCACTTCACCATCAAAAACACTCTTAATTTTATCTTCAATAATTTTCAAAGTATTCTTTATTATTTTATTCAAATAGATATCGCTTGCTTTATTGCTATCAATGTATTGAGGTGTTGTTTGATTAATACACTTCAACACAACTGGCGGTTTTCTAATATAACTCTCAACATACTTTATATGAGCCATATTCTACTTACTCCTTGTCCTTAAAGATCTTTCCTTCCACTACGTCCAATATAAACTGTGCAATCTCTCTAGCTTTATCAGGAGTCATAATCAATTCTATTTCAACCCGTCTTTCACCATCAAACTCTTGTTTGTTTATTTTACTTTCCTCTACTAAACCAGTTTTTTCATCCACATCAAGCTCTACACTCTCCGGCAATGTTAAATCCTCATAATAAAACTTTAATGTAACTAATCCATTCAAATTTAAACCGCCATAAGCACCATTTACAAATTTCTGAGTAAAATCTTTAGTTTTTATATATTTTACTTTTACCTTTTTTGTTTCCATATCAATTCCTAATTTTTCTTTTATTATTTATATCGACCAATTTCCTCAAAAGTCAATAAAATTTTCACTCTCCAACACCCCTCCCACTTAAAGTGTTTTACTATTAATAAACTATTTTATTTCACGTTTTGAGAACTTTTCTAATAATACAGAACTGGGATGGTCTGCTATTGAAACCAACTGATTTACCAATGCAACAGGAATTAGTGAATTATCATACATATCACATTTTAAATACTCAAGATTATTTAAAATAATATCAATATTTTTAAAATTTTCTTTCTGAGGATCTAATACTATATTTTCATCCTCTACCGGTATAGTTAATACATATATATATCCATTCTTTGAATGAAATATTAATTTTGCACTATAATATGAAGTTCGAGCATAAGGTTTTTCATCTTCAGGATCCCCTGGCAAAATATATTTATAAATGTGTTTGTTGCTGAGCAACAAATATTTTCCTCTTTCCAAAATTGGCTTACCATTTGTGGTATCGCATAGTTCAATCGCGTGTTCAACAAATGGACCGCTTTTTTCCAAACCTACAATAAAAACGTTATATTTCTTTGACAGATAATTAAACAATTTTCTGAATGGCTTATGCATATTTGCTGTTTGTCCAAAAAATGCTAAAGGGCCATCTTTTATAAAAAGAATTTCGTTTAATAAATCAGGTTTTTTTTCATAGATAAATTTTATGTAATATGCAATTATTATCTGTTCGATTAAACCAGTAATATAACCTAAAATACCATGTGCCCCTAATTCATCGTCAATAGCTTCATGTAATCTGAAAATATCCGTTAAATAAATTTTTCCATCTTCATGCTCAAATGTAAAATCTTTATTCATTTTATCACGAAATAGTTTTATATTTTTCGCATCGGAATTTTTATTAGGATGACTTGCTAAATTATAAAACTCAACCTTATCAGTATTATAAATCTCAAAAACTAACCAATATAAAACATCCATAAAACTAAAAGCATCTCTGGGAACCATAAAAAAATCATATATTGCTTTACGAATTGAATCAGTTAAAGTAGTTTGTTCATAATAAGTAATATTTCTTACAGGAATAACTAATTTTATTCGTTCTAATTCTTTAAGTTTGGCTATTTGCTCAGGGAAAATAAAAGGATCATGAGATAAATTTCTTAAATCCTCAACAGAAAAAGATAGTGCGCCAAATTGAAAAAATGCCAAAGAAGCAGAAGGAAATTTCTTTTTTACGTTTGCTTCATTATAACCACCATCAACTGCGATAATTAGTTTAATTGGATTATCAGTAATCTCAATTGTTTCATAAATATATTTATTATCAATAGATATTTCATCTTTTTCTTTAGGGAAAGAACACTTTTCTAAAAATGTTCTAACATCATTGTCTTTAATTAAAAAAGTATGAGACGCTTTACTTGCCCATTGATTGGGTCTTCTCCTACCAGTATACCCCATCCTATCTCCTATCTGCTAAAAACTTATCAATTTGAACTGGCACAACAAAAGGATTAGAATATGTCTTCATTCTCACAAAACCTTTATCATTATTAGCACTAAATTTAATTAAAGAATCCGTAAAATCTGAGAAATCATAGTATTTTTTTAATTCTTTTGTTTCGTCTTCATTGTTTAGATGGGCAATAAACCAATTTTGTGTATTTTTCAAAATATTAGAAGATATAGAACTTACTTCCTGAGTAGCATAAATCATCCCTAAATTTAATTTTGCCCCTTCTTTAGCAATTCTATTGTAAATCTGACTTAAATCTTTATCATCCTTTTTAGGAAACAAGTTATGTGCTTCTTCAAAATAGAATTGAATAAAATTATTGGGCTTCGTTGCGATGAACCTTCTCATAGCATCATTGAAAATTTCCCTACATATTCTTTCTGAATAGAGATTTTGAATTTCAGGATCACCCTGCGATAAATCAACTATTATTATTTTTCCATCTCTAAGATTTTTAATTATATTCTTTTCAAATGAAACAAGTGCATTTTTACTATGAAGCTTTTTTAATGGTTTTAACTTTAAATAACCACTAACCAGGCTACTGCTCCCCGGTTCTTTGTGCCTTGTTAAAAAACCAAGAATTGCTTTTAATTCTTCATCTGCCCACTCTCTACCTTTCTCTTCATAATAATTGGAAAAAAAATCCCAATCTTTATAATGATTCCAAACTTTCTCAAACCATGTACAGGCATCTGCCAAGGAAATCCCTCTTTCAGGATTTATTGGATTTTCTTCCCTTATTTTTTCATTTATTTCTTTATTCCCCTTAAATTTTACTTTAAAACCATCAGGAGGTGCAAATCCAGCTTTGTATAGACAACACAAATATGCTGCCACTTTTCTATCATATCTAGTTTTCACACTATAGTCATCTTCATAATCTTCAGGTTTCTCAAGAGATATTGATAAAAAACTATTTACATAATCTGAATTTTCACCAACTTCTCTAAAATGGTTTAATATCAAAGAAAACCCTGCTTCTATGTCCTTATAAAAATTGACTTTCATTACATTAAAACCCTCTTTTTCTAAAACACTATATCGAATTACATCTTCTTTATACAATTCAAAGATAGCAGTTCCTTCATCTTGCATATTTGCATTAGCATATTCACCATTTATATCAAAAATAATTTGTCCTACTGGATATTTTGGTGCCCCACTTTTATCAAACATTTCCAATGCTTCTTCAGGAGAAATAGAATCGTTTAATTTATTTTTCGCTTTTTTAGAAATCTCGGCTGTTGCTTCTATTATCTTTTTCACTGTGTTAGATTTTCCGGTTCTGGTCATTCCAAACAAAGCAGTTCGTTTTCCTAAAAAGTCCTTCGGACTGATGTAAACTTTTATTTCTTCAGGTTCTTGATTTTGGAAACGCCTGGTTGAACTGTATCTAACCTTTCCAATTTTAAACTCATTTTCATTTCCTGGAATAACATCTCCAACTCTTTGATTTACTATCTCTTCTAAAACTTTTCCCCTGGCTTTATATACTTTATAATTATTTGCCGAATAAAAATTTTCCAAATCAGCTCCAAATTCTATTTTTTCTTTACCATCAATAACAGTTTTATAAAAAACTCCCAAAATCCTACATTCTAATCCAGAAAAACTAAACTCATACCTTGTAAAATCATCTAATTTACTTTCCTTTTTAGCCCCAGCCCGACCTGATGTATCTAAATTATCCTTATAATATTCAATCATAGCACTTATAACATTATTATCTGTAGGTAATTTTGTCGGCGTCAAAGCTCTCAGCAAAATAGCTTCTTCCACATCATCTTCACCTTCATAAAAAGCAAGCAGAAATGCACCTTGGGGTATCCCTTTAACTCTCCACTTCCAAGCATCTGAAACCAAAATAAGAGCTTTGTTATAATCCAAATAGAAAGGACGACCTACAAAATTTTCTTCTTTCCTACCATCCCTAAAAATTGTTTTAATTTCGCTTTCAATTTTACTTAAAACTGAGTCCATTATCACAACTCCTGTAAGATTCTATTATTTAATAATGGATCTTCAAATCTTATTTTCGCTTGCTCAGCATATTTCTCATTGATTTCACAAGAAATCCATCTTCTATTCATTTTTTCGGCACAATAACCGGTGGTATTACTTCCAGCAAAAGGATCCAAAATCAGGTCGTCCTCATCTGTAAGAAACTCAATAAAAAACTCCACTATCCCTTTATGCATTCTGGCTGGATGTGGAGTTATGCCACGCTCCCGACACGTTTTAAGAAAGAAATCATTCGAATTGGTATTAGAAAAGCTGAGCACATTATGTGGTAGTCTTACCTCTCGTTTTTCATCTAAAGGCTCCAACTCAAAAAAATTATGAGCAATGCTCCCTCCATTGTTTTTTAAAAAACTTTTTTTACCTATATTATGTTCTGATGGACGCTTACCTGCATTGTATTTTTTTTTGGCCAATAACGACTTCATACTTTTACTATAAGGTCTCAATACTTTACGATTGTCAGCCTTTGGAAAATCACTCTTTGCTATCCACCATATATGTGTATAACTATCAATTGTCCTAATTCTATTTACTGTAACCCATTGCGCAGGAGAAGGAAGTCTCGAAGGATTATAAACAATAAATTCTTGGATAAGACGTAACCCTGCCTCTTCATGATGCACAAAATTTAGAAGACATTCTAAATGTAATGTAGATTGCACTGGCCTTCCAGGCTCCCATGCATTGCCCAATTCAATTACTATAGAACCATCTTCTTTTAATAAATTCGAAAATAAAGGTGCCAACTGTATAAACCAGTTTTTGTATTCATCACCCTGATAATTACCATACTGTTTCTTTGCATTCAAAGGAAAAGGTGGAGAAGTTAAAATTAGCTGAAATTTGTTTTTATAGTGTTTGCTAAGGTAGGTATCATATAATTTGAAAAAATCTTCTATAATAAATTTGCCATTTTCAGTTTGAAAATAAGTCTTCATTGTTATCCCTAAACTCAATTTTCTATTTATAAACTGTTTAAAAAATTAAAATCTATATCATTTTTACATTCCCTAAAATTTTACCGATACTTTCACTTGAAACAAATAAATCTCCAAAATAAACTTTTAAATAATTATATCTCGAAACCTTTTCATTTTCAATTATTTCATCGAGAAAATCATCTTCCTTCTCCACTTCTCAAGCTGTATCACAGTTTGCTATTTTGTTTTTATCCATTTTAATACTCATCATTACCTCCTTTTTTAATTAATGTTTTGATTTAATAAAGCGGGCATCAGCCCGCATAGTTTAATATTACCTCCATAAACTATTTGACTTATAAGTATTCCCAAAACTGTTACTATTATTAAACAAGCTACCTGAAGGATAAGGATTTTTGTATCCCCTCTGTCCCGTATAAGGATTAATATTCCCTCTTGTTGACCAATTATTCCAAACATTACCATCAGGATTGCTTCTATAATGAGGGCTCACATAAGTTCCATTACTACGATAATAGCCATTCACATAAACATCGGCATAGACGAATGACGCTATTAATACAAACACAAGAATAATTAAAGATTTTTTCATGACATCCCCCTTTAATAAATTATAAATAATTTTACCATATATTACTTAATCAATGCAAGAAAAGTTGAGGGAATAAAAATGCGAGCGACGGCCTGCTGTGTTATTAATATTCAATATGGTTAGTTATATTTATCTATCAACTTTAATTACATTTAATTATTTTTTCCAATTCCTTAATTTTTTCTTTAACGATATTTGTCATATAAATACATTGTGAACTGTCATAAACACCATCCCATATCGCATATTTATAAAAAGGGTGAAAGTCTTTGATAAGATTTTCTATTGTAATGATATAGAAATCACAAATTTTCATTACTTCATCACATATATCTTTTGTAATTTCATAATGTTTAGGTATTTCAATAGTGATTTCTGAATCCTTAATTCTTTGAATCAATTCTTTCTTGTTTCCTGAAACTTTTAGGCCATTTTTCTTGCATATTTCCTTTAAGTCTTTTACTAAAAGATCTGACAAATACTTATCTTTAGAATATTCAATCTCTCTTATAAAATTAGTATTTTTTAAAATATCATACCACTTATCATATTCATTAAATATAACTGCATCACTATCTTCACAAAAATAAAGTAAATCTTCTAACATATCAGCACGTAACTTTTTAGCCCACTCTAAATCCTTATTAAAATAATTCTTTAATCTTTGAAAACATTCAACTATTGATTCCACTTCAAATTGCAAGTCATAATAAGAAAAAAACTCATTGAAATCCTCAATGCTTTTAATTCTTATCTCGTCGTCTTTTAAACTTTCTCTAATGTCCTGATAATCAGAAACATCACGAATTCTTATAGGGCTACTAATATTATATTTAGGAAACTTAAAATTACCTTTAGGTGTGTAAAATGCACTTTCATCAAAACCTGTGAATCGTTTTGATTTATAAGTTTTACTGTAAATTATATTATTTGGTTGCCTCTTAGGCCCTCTTACTACTTTTTTAAAAATAAAATAGATAAATCCTATTATTATTAAAGAAGTGATGACATCGTTCATAAGCAGTTCCCATTTTTTATTTCATTCTCCCCCCTTCCATTATTTAATGACTACTTTAAAATTTTAGCACGTAGGAAAAATATTTTTCAAGAAAAGTTGCGGGAATTTTTTACAACTTTACTTTTATATTTTTTATTTTTGCGTATTTGAAACAACCCTTACATTTAAAGGGTTGTTAATAGGAAAATAATAAAATGTATCCTTTTTTGCTATGTTAGTAATTGCTATTTCATCAGGTAATGTCGTCAAAACCATTGCAGTATAACCAGGTGGCAACTTATCTATTCTAATAGCAACAATTTCAGAATTATATTCAGTATATACTACATCAATAGGATGCTTTTTATCTCCAACAAAAAATAGAAAATGGTAAAATTTAAACGTCTTAGTTTTTTTTATCACTATATCAGGTGTAAGCTTAAATAAAATATAAGCCTTACATTCTGGAGCATATTTACCATATTTTTCAAGCTGTTCTTCACACTTCACTGTTTTACCTTTCAGTAATAACTCCCAATTTTCCGCATGCAAATTTAAAGAAAATAATAGAATTAATAGAGCAAAAAGCATCCTCATTTTTTTACCTCTTGTTAATATCTTTTTTTAAAATTTTACCATTTAGGAAAAACACCTTTCAAGAGAAGTTGCGGAAAATTTTCAGAATTTACTCAGAGATAAGCTTATAAAAAATCAGGCAACAGCCCATTTATTGTAATCAAATAAACCTTATCCAGTGCTCTTCAGGAATTATTTTAATATCCAAACCTTCGTTGTTTATATACGTCAAAGCTTTTTCAATTTTTCTACCATGTGTTGAGTGTTTCCAGTTAGGATTACTAATTATCCCAACAACAAGATAATTCACTTGTTTGGAAAAATCTTTTTTAAATATACCACCTTTTTGTTCTACTATCTTTGCTGCTTTGCTTCTTGGCATACTTGCTAGTTGCCCAGTAAAACAAAAAACTCTACCTTCATATTCAATTTCTGGCAACGGATTCGTATATGGCAACCTTGCACTCAAATTATGCAAAGAATAATCCGAATCAACACGCTCTCCGGTTATATCAGCTAATAAGTTAAGTAAATCCTTCTTTTCTTCTTCATCTAATACTCCATCAGCAAACATTACTGATAATCTATCATATATAATATTGTTAGGATACATATTTAATGACTCTTTATTATTTTCAAGCCATTTCAAAATATATTTTGCTTCAGATTCCGTAATAACCCTATCAGCAATCACACCTTTGCATAACCCTATTAATTCATCAACCTGTCTATCGACAACATCTGATAAACAAAAATTGAAAACTCTATCAGTTATAAAATCTACCTTTCTGTTCATAAAACTCCCCCATTATTTCATTACTACTTTAAAATTTTACCACACAGGAAAAATATTTTTCAAGGAAAGTTGCAGAAAAATTTCAGATTTATCAGAGATAAGCTTATAAAATAAAAAAGCGGGCCATTGCCCGTTCTTTTATTGCTTAACCTCAAGTAACCTCTTTACAACTTTCTTTACTTTTTCAGGTTCAATTTTATTATAACCAGTTTCTTTCTTTAATCCTTTTACAATTGCTTTTATAACATCATCTGTTAACAAAACTTTTTTGACTACAGTTTCGCTCAATGCTTGTAGTCTTTCATTATACTTACCAACCTCATTTCTTAAAAAACTATATTTTGTTAACAAACACAATTTTTCCAACATATTGTGCTTATTTTCTAACAGTGATATGTCAAAAACAAGTTCCCAAGATATTGGTTTTTCAAAATTTACATGATAAAGTTTCCATTCAATTCCATTTGTTAAAAGTACCCACTCAACTCCCTCATTTGCAGCATAAGTAGCAGCCTGTGTTAAATGATTGTCGTTTAACTTTGTTTTTAATGATTTCACTTCTATAATAAATAATATTTGTCCATCTACTTTTATAGCAAAATCAGCATATTGATTTCTAATGCGATGTTCAGTTGTAATCTCAAAAATAGTATAATCTAACAATTCTTCTAAAATTTTAGTTACTAAATTACATGTATCCGATTCATTCAGTTCTATTTCTGAAGCTTGTTTTAATATTGGTACAAACTTCTTATATTTTTCTTTTAAGGTTTCAAAATTTTTTATTCCCGTTTTGGTTGATTCTATAAGATCTTTTGGCATGACATCCCCCTATTTCATTATTCCTTTAAATTTTACCACATAGGAAAAATATTTTTCAAGGAAAGTTGCGGAAAAATTCCAAAATTTGCTCAGAGATAAGCTTATAATGTAAAAAAAGGTGACGATCTGCTGGTTCTATATTTTTATTACAAAGTATTTCTATAATTGTAACCGGGTAAATTTATTCCTATTAAAAAATTATTAATTTTGTCTATAATTATAACTGCTGATTACAAGTGTAATATTTTAATTGTTTTATTACACTTGAAGAAAATGAATCAAAACCGCATAAAATAGGTAAAAATGTCTTAGATTAAGAATTGAAATTTTTAAATAAGATGTAATAATACATAATATAATATTACAGTTAAAAGGTTTTAATAATGAAAAGCATTCAGTTTAGTAATTTGCCTCAATTGACAGAATCAGCAAGTAAAATTAAATATTTCAATAATGAAGAATTGAATAGTTTGGTTAGAGAATTTCAAAATTATTATGATAATTCACCAAGACGAAGGTCAGCAGGAAAATATTGGCTAACTTTTTTATTTCTAAGATTTACGGGCGCAAGAGTTAGTGAAGTTTTAAGTATAGATGATACTAAAGATATTGATTACAGAAATTCAAGGATTAGACTAATAACGCTAAAGAGAAAAAAGAAAGTTTATCGAACTATCCCGGTCCCAACAGATTTAATAAATGAGCTATTGCGTTATCTTGCGGAATATCCCGAAGAAAGAGGTAAGGTATTCAAAATTCAGTATGTTCATTTTTATAACAAGTTTAAAAATCTTTGCATTAAAGCTGGTATAGATATTGAGAAAGCTCATCCTCATACTTTAAGACACACAAGAGCAATAGAACTTATAAATGCAGGTGTTCCTTTAAATCATATCCAAGCTTTACTTGGTCATTCAAGCATTTTAAATACATCTATATATTTACTTGTCACGGGTAAGGAACTTGAGGTAATATTAAAGGAAAAAGGTTTGATTTAAGTTATATATAGGGGGATAATATGAAGAAGATTTTGTTTATATTTTTATTAAATCTTTTCTTGTTAACAAATGTTTTTGCTGGTGAGTTGGCAAGGATAGAGAAAATATCTGACGGT
The sequence above is drawn from the Deferribacter autotrophicus genome and encodes:
- a CDS encoding DsbA family protein codes for the protein MIRIFKYETINQTIQALATLAGILFLGMILNLATVTLGHSAEKEYSKTAKKVAKIIKKRLHHKGKVTIVDEIDPKVLEGFKYVKLNITTDADNKTFGFYTDGKYVITGLADLKTGENIINYIKAISDTIDVEIRSDELMYGNINAPVKIVVFSDFECPFCKRVSKEMQYIIKKHKGKIAIFYKHYPLPFHKHAELLAKIYEAGKKLGYKWDMYKYDFNGKNNDEILKTFENQLPKNKLVEFYKYLNSQEIKDKIERNKKEGQALGIKGTPYILVNSHPVEGYQPNLIYEIVNMELDKSKK
- a CDS encoding DNA double-strand break repair nuclease NurA; protein product: MGYTGRRRPNQWASKASHTFLIKDNDVRTFLEKCSFPKEKDEISIDNKYIYETIEITDNPIKLIIAVDGGYNEANVKKKFPSASLAFFQFGALSFSVEDLRNLSHDPFIFPEQIAKLKELERIKLVIPVRNITYYEQTTLTDSIRKAIYDFFMVPRDAFSFMDVLYWLVFEIYNTDKVEFYNLASHPNKNSDAKNIKLFRDKMNKDFTFEHEDGKIYLTDIFRLHEAIDDELGAHGILGYITGLIEQIIIAYYIKFIYEKKPDLLNEILFIKDGPLAFFGQTANMHKPFRKLFNYLSKKYNVFIVGLEKSGPFVEHAIELCDTTNGKPILERGKYLLLSNKHIYKYILPGDPEDEKPYARTSYYSAKLIFHSKNGYIYVLTIPVEDENIVLDPQKENFKNIDIILNNLEYLKCDMYDNSLIPVALVNQLVSIADHPSSVLLEKFSKREIK
- a CDS encoding DUF4400 domain-containing protein, which codes for MSEVATVSTFRYWIVFFLLIIIAGEFFIYKYKSNNNPDYKWNLLVKEQEHFKMVADKEDIEFVINVTNFIDNFMKGALRRAYYGVEGWFKPIMQLSIIRLYMYKFMLPLLIAAIILGLVEGNLRYKKKIEKFEITSSLKFHWILRLALAMKLMFIFGYVFSPIPVNPFLFIYGIPLTTLMVVYLLRANLPLEKL
- a CDS encoding HEPN domain-containing protein is translated as MSFDFYKFLEVSKTIKNNSQWVEEQHFIRTGISRAYYSVFRPARDKIKRFDFYDFMSEFKGSHDEIVKVLKILGIKQRKIRSLPHIFETLRRLRVNADYKDEKLNKEDLEKAISHAERCHSLIKQIQRY
- a CDS encoding type IV secretion system DNA-binding domain-containing protein, which codes for MSKNSSLTVSLKKGKIPKDKVFIGKGFVWQNDHVQKMYDLKSMNRLDGLLNPNSDGLSLIHGIGKKEEKNIYLPVEELNTHTAIVGTTGVGKTRALELFIGQAILQNEPVVVIDPKGDNQLVDRVYDLCIKAGRKNDFMFFSLAHPKSSSTYNPLENFSKPTDIASRIRSIMDIGEEPFYADFAWNLILGITSALLSLDEKPTIRSIHRYSLIDFEELMTKFTKRYNEAKMSNDEAIVTKLEPALKYLKKIESHPRDHFAKVTASLEPVLASLSHGEIGDLLSTIPSDITFEKVINKNKVVYFYLSSMIDNQVARNVGRMALQDLLFYVGSIYAHYPDVEFPLNVFVDEFYNVIFDGYVDLLNKARGAGVRVTLAMQTSKDVESVVSEPKAMQILANTNNKIFFRVPEIEVAKLFSEMFGKTVIKERMKTISVSPDVGDNGIYYGTNSGERLLNKEVDLIEPQLLTSLPKGEVFMYTQGRLPYKVRMPLISDKIENRFMEKVIESNRGLEYV